The following coding sequences lie in one Clarias gariepinus isolate MV-2021 ecotype Netherlands chromosome 27, CGAR_prim_01v2, whole genome shotgun sequence genomic window:
- the LOC128514623 gene encoding leucine-rich repeat-containing protein 52, whose product MRVLAEASVQCLRLAFLLMVAAGAAPSPALSAGCPERCVCDEQLVVQCAGQRLSVFPVDLPLATRQLILSDNRISELPPLQLNYLSDLVYLDCSNNTLTEISESTFGNLRKLAYLDLSFNTLARIEDRTFGALASLVMLRLTDNPGLSEMHADAFVENGALQVLDVSRNNLTTLNVSTLVALPALRALGLSGNPWRCDCDTEDLCLWVHIEGFKFQDEGQTVCQSPVEMRGRRLAEVGMQLRSECHQGLGYWDYLFFVAIGFVIFTAGTVSAWVMGVLMVLYERYSKKRSEEVDGEDDDHVPIRNSSNHGNGDLSKPSMQV is encoded by the exons ATGCGTGTTTTGGCCGAGGCCAGCGTTCAGTGCCTGCGGCTCGCCTTCCTGCTGATGGTGGCGGCGGGCGCGGCGCCCTCTCCGGCACTGAGCGCCGGCTGCCCGGAGCGCTGCGTGTGCGACGAGCAGCTGGTGGTGCAGTGCGCCGGTCAGAGGCTGAGTGTCTTCCCCGTGGACCTGCCGCTCGCTACGCGCCAGCTCATCCTGAGCGACAACCGCATCAGCGAGCTGCCGCCGCTGCAACTAAACTACCTGTCCGACCTGGTGTATTTGGACTGCAGCAATAACACACTGACCGAGATCTCAGAGTCGACGTTTGGCAACCTGCGCAAGCTCGCCTATTTAGACCTGTCGTTCAACACGCTGGCGCGCATCGAGGACCGCACGTTCGGCGCGCTCGCCAGCCTCGTCATGTTGCGCCTCACAGACAACCCGGGCTTGTCCGAGATGCACGCGGACGCGTTCGTTGAAAACGGCGCGCTGCAGGTGCTCGACGTGAGCCGCAACAACTTGACCACGCTGAACGTGAGCACGCTGGTGGCGCTTCCCGCTTTGCGCGCGCTCGGTCTCAGCGGAAACCCGTGGCGCTGCGACTGCGACACTGAAGACCTCTGCCTGTGGGTGCACATCGAGGGCTTTAAGTTTCAAG ATGAAGGTCAAACGGTGTGCCAGAGTCCTGTGGAGATGCGCGGCCGTCGCCTTGCTGAGGTGGGCATGCAGCTTCGCTCTGAATGTCACCAGGGCCTGGGCTACTGGGACTACCTGTTCTTTGTTGCCATTGGCTTCGTCATTTTCACAGCAGGCACTGTTTCAGCCTGGGTCATGGGCGTGCTTATGGTGCTCTATGAGCGCTACAGCAAGAAAAGGAGCGAAGAGGTGGATGGCGAGGATGACGATCACGTACCCATCCGCAACTCAAGCAACCATGGCAACGGGGATCTAAGCAAGCCCAGCATGCAGGTGTGA